One window of Pectobacterium carotovorum genomic DNA carries:
- the thiQ gene encoding thiamine ABC transporter ATP-binding protein ThiQ encodes MIALEKLTYFYQHLPMRFDFHVRPGERIAILGPSGAGKSTLLNLVAGFLMADSGELRLNGESHREAPPAKRPVSILFQENNLFPHLTIGQNIALGLHPGLRLSAEQRETLRQIADRVGLADLLDRLPSQVSGGQRQRAALARCLVRHQPILLLDEPFSALDPALRQEMLDLVESVCEERQFTLLMVSHNLDDAMRIAKRTVLIVDGQIYYDGPTQALQDGSAEAAAILGISRPPSD; translated from the coding sequence ATGATCGCGCTTGAGAAATTGACCTACTTCTATCAACACTTGCCCATGCGCTTTGATTTTCACGTCAGGCCGGGCGAGCGCATCGCTATCCTCGGCCCCAGCGGCGCAGGGAAAAGTACGCTGCTGAATCTGGTTGCGGGCTTCCTGATGGCAGACAGCGGGGAATTACGGCTTAACGGAGAATCTCACCGCGAGGCGCCTCCCGCTAAACGACCAGTTTCGATTCTGTTTCAGGAAAATAACCTGTTTCCTCATCTGACAATTGGGCAAAACATCGCGCTGGGGCTACACCCCGGCCTGCGGCTTAGTGCAGAACAGCGCGAGACGTTACGGCAGATTGCCGATCGGGTCGGTCTGGCCGATCTTCTGGATCGTCTACCCTCGCAGGTTTCTGGCGGACAGCGCCAGCGCGCGGCATTGGCACGCTGTCTGGTGCGTCATCAGCCGATTCTGCTATTGGATGAACCGTTCTCGGCACTCGATCCCGCGCTGCGTCAGGAGATGCTCGATCTAGTTGAAAGCGTGTGTGAGGAGCGTCAATTCACGCTGTTGATGGTGTCCCACAATTTGGATGATGCCATGCGGATCGCAAAACGTACGGTGCTGATCGTGGACGGGCAGATTTATTATGATGGGCCGACTCAGGCGCTACAGGATGGCAGCGCCGAAGCGGCCGCCATCCTGGGAATTTCACGTCCGCCTTCGGATTGA
- the thiP gene encoding thiamine/thiamine pyrophosphate ABC transporter permease ThiP, translating into MATRRQPLIGGRLWPGLLATTLLISVAVLAFGALWLQAPESQWRTLWHDSYLWHVIRFTFWQAFLSALFSTVPAIFLARALYRRRFPGHRWLLRLCAMTLVLPVLVAVFGLLSVYGRQGWLASALGWFDLKYTFSPYGLQGILLAHVFFNLPLATRLLLQSLEGIATEQRQLAANLGMNSWQHFRLLEWPALRRQILPTGALIFMLCFASFATVLSLGGGPQATTIELAIYQALSFDYDPGRAALLALIQMVCCLGLVLLSQRLGRILPVGSTQQLAWRNPQDSALSRLTDGLLIGALLLLVIPPLLAVVVDGVNRSLVTVLQQPVLWQTLFTSLRIALGAGLLCLVLTMMLLWSSRELKLRQKPLYGQLMNLSGMLILAMPGIVLATGFFLLLNNSIGLPQSPYALVVFTNALMAIPYAIKVLENPMLDVAERYNRLCTSLDIRGWQRLRLIELAALKQPLAQALAFACVLSIGDFGVIALFGNEQFRTLPFYLYQQIGSYRSADGAVTALLLMLLCFMLFTLIEKLAGRHDRA; encoded by the coding sequence ATGGCAACGCGCCGTCAGCCACTGATCGGCGGACGTCTGTGGCCGGGGCTACTGGCCACAACGCTGTTAATTTCCGTTGCCGTCCTGGCTTTCGGCGCGCTATGGCTACAGGCGCCCGAAAGCCAGTGGCGTACGCTATGGCATGACAGCTATCTCTGGCATGTCATTCGGTTTACCTTCTGGCAGGCCTTTCTCTCTGCGCTGTTTTCTACCGTTCCGGCGATCTTCCTTGCCAGAGCGCTGTATCGACGGCGCTTTCCCGGCCATCGCTGGCTGCTACGCCTGTGCGCAATGACGCTGGTGCTGCCGGTGCTGGTCGCTGTTTTTGGCCTGCTCAGCGTTTATGGTCGGCAAGGCTGGCTGGCCTCTGCGCTGGGCTGGTTTGACCTGAAATACACGTTTTCGCCCTATGGGTTGCAGGGCATCCTGCTGGCGCACGTCTTCTTCAACCTGCCGCTGGCGACCCGATTGCTGTTGCAGTCGTTAGAAGGCATCGCTACCGAGCAGCGTCAGTTGGCCGCCAATTTGGGTATGAACAGTTGGCAGCATTTCCGCCTGCTGGAATGGCCCGCTCTGCGCCGACAGATTTTACCCACTGGCGCACTGATTTTTATGCTCTGCTTCGCCAGCTTTGCCACAGTGCTGTCGCTGGGCGGCGGCCCGCAGGCAACCACGATCGAGCTGGCTATTTATCAGGCATTAAGCTTTGATTACGATCCGGGGCGCGCGGCGCTGCTGGCGTTAATTCAAATGGTTTGCTGTCTTGGTTTGGTGCTGCTGAGCCAGCGACTGGGGCGCATTCTACCCGTCGGCAGCACACAACAGCTTGCCTGGCGCAATCCTCAGGATAGCGCCTTAAGCCGCCTCACCGATGGCCTGCTGATTGGTGCGCTGTTGCTGCTGGTCATCCCACCTTTACTGGCCGTGGTGGTGGATGGCGTAAACCGATCGCTGGTTACCGTGCTGCAACAGCCTGTACTCTGGCAAACGCTGTTTACCTCGCTGCGCATTGCCTTAGGCGCGGGACTCCTGTGTCTGGTGCTAACCATGATGCTGCTCTGGAGCAGCCGCGAGCTAAAATTACGCCAGAAACCACTCTACGGGCAGTTAATGAACCTGAGCGGTATGCTCATCCTCGCCATGCCGGGCATTGTGCTGGCAACCGGCTTTTTCCTGCTGCTGAACAACAGTATCGGGCTACCGCAATCTCCTTACGCACTGGTGGTGTTCACCAACGCGCTGATGGCAATTCCCTACGCGATAAAAGTGCTGGAAAACCCGATGCTGGACGTTGCCGAACGCTACAACCGACTCTGCACGTCACTGGATATTCGCGGCTGGCAGCGGCTGAGACTGATCGAACTCGCCGCGCTAAAACAGCCGCTGGCGCAGGCATTGGCTTTTGCCTGCGTGCTGTCGATTGGTGATTTCGGCGTCATTGCGCTGTTTGGTAATGAGCAGTTCCGCACGTTGCCGTTCTATCTGTACCAGCAAATTGGTTCCTATCGCAGCGCCGACGGCGCAGTCACGGCGCTACTCTTAATGCTGCTGTGCTTTATGTTATTTACCCTGATTGAGAAACTGGCAGGCCGTCATGATCGCGCTTGA
- the ilvB gene encoding acetolactate synthase large subunit, with amino-acid sequence MRYTGAQLIVRLLEQQGITTVAGIPGGAALPLYDALGQSKTIRHVLARHEQGAGFMAQGMARASGRAAVCMASSGPGATNLLTAIADAKLDSIPLVCITGQVPSSMIGTDAFQEVDTYGISIPVTKHNYLVRDINELPRVIPEAFRIAQSGRPGPVWIDIPKDIQNATIELSELPDVFPLDTPPAIPQQEIERAAAMINAAQRPVLYLGGGIVSGVAHEQAVQLAERSSLPTTMTLMALGTMPVDHPLSLGMLGMHAARSTNLILQQADLLIVLGARFDDRAIGKAEQFCPNASIIHIDIDPAELGKIRQPHVAINADVAQALDQLLPHIAPQQRDVWRATVCGLQQEFPFSMPGADDPLSHYGLVQATAQALTDDAIITTDVGQHQMWVAQSYPLRRPRQWLTSGGFGTMGFGLPAAIGAALAEPDRTVVCFSGDGSLMMNIQEMATAAEEGLNVKIVLMNNQSLGLVHQQQDMFFQKRIFAADYRYSANFLAIAAGFGFATCDLNAAADPQAALQEMLNQPGPALIHVLIDANEKVLPIVPPGAANIDMIGD; translated from the coding sequence ATGCGTTATACAGGCGCTCAGTTAATTGTTCGGCTGCTCGAACAGCAGGGTATCACCACCGTAGCGGGCATTCCCGGCGGCGCGGCCCTGCCGTTATATGATGCACTGGGTCAAAGTAAGACGATTCGCCACGTTCTGGCTCGCCACGAGCAAGGCGCTGGATTTATGGCACAAGGCATGGCGCGAGCCAGCGGACGCGCTGCGGTTTGCATGGCTTCCAGCGGGCCGGGGGCGACCAACCTGCTCACCGCCATCGCCGATGCCAAACTGGATTCGATCCCGCTGGTGTGTATCACTGGTCAGGTGCCTTCCAGCATGATCGGTACCGATGCGTTTCAGGAAGTCGACACCTACGGCATTTCTATTCCCGTCACCAAACATAACTATCTGGTTCGCGACATCAACGAACTGCCGCGTGTGATTCCAGAAGCCTTTCGCATCGCACAGTCGGGCCGTCCCGGTCCGGTGTGGATCGATATTCCAAAAGATATCCAGAATGCGACCATTGAGCTGAGCGAACTGCCAGACGTCTTTCCTCTCGATACGCCACCCGCTATCCCTCAGCAGGAAATCGAGCGTGCTGCGGCCATGATTAACGCGGCTCAGCGTCCGGTGCTCTATCTCGGCGGCGGGATTGTTAGCGGCGTCGCGCACGAACAGGCGGTTCAACTGGCGGAACGTTCCAGCCTGCCAACCACCATGACGCTGATGGCGCTGGGTACGATGCCTGTCGATCATCCCCTGTCGCTCGGTATGCTGGGCATGCACGCCGCACGATCAACCAATCTGATCTTACAACAGGCAGATTTGTTAATTGTGCTGGGGGCGCGTTTTGACGATCGCGCGATTGGTAAAGCGGAACAGTTTTGCCCGAATGCCAGCATCATTCACATCGATATTGATCCCGCCGAACTGGGTAAGATCCGCCAGCCACACGTGGCGATCAATGCAGATGTCGCGCAAGCGCTGGATCAGCTGCTGCCACATATTGCGCCACAGCAGCGTGACGTATGGCGTGCCACCGTCTGCGGGCTGCAACAGGAATTTCCGTTCAGCATGCCGGGCGCTGACGATCCATTGAGCCATTATGGTCTGGTTCAGGCCACGGCACAGGCGCTGACGGATGATGCCATCATCACGACCGATGTCGGCCAGCATCAGATGTGGGTCGCGCAGTCTTATCCTCTGCGTCGTCCACGCCAATGGCTGACATCCGGCGGGTTTGGGACGATGGGTTTTGGCCTGCCTGCGGCGATTGGCGCGGCGCTGGCTGAACCGGATCGCACCGTGGTGTGTTTCTCTGGTGATGGCAGCCTGATGATGAATATTCAGGAAATGGCAACCGCGGCAGAAGAAGGACTTAACGTAAAAATCGTCCTGATGAACAACCAGTCACTCGGTCTGGTTCACCAGCAACAGGATATGTTTTTCCAGAAGCGCATCTTCGCGGCCGATTACCGCTACAGCGCGAATTTCCTCGCGATTGCCGCAGGCTTCGGCTTTGCAACTTGCGATCTGAACGCCGCCGCCGATCCACAGGCCGCGCTGCAAGAGATGCTCAACCAACCAGGCCCTGCGCTGATCCACGTACTCATTGACGCCAATGAAAAAGTGTTACCCATCGTGCCACCGGGCGCCGCGAACATCGATATGATCGGAGATTAA
- the ilvN gene encoding acetolactate synthase small subunit has protein sequence MSIQLTSPTQSTSNQVTLELSVRNHPGVMSHVCGLFARRAFNVEGILCMPLANGEESRIWLLVKDDQRLQQMISQVEKLEDVLQVRRHGEEMRIFEQVAEFYC, from the coding sequence ATGTCAATTCAACTAACTTCGCCAACGCAATCAACGTCAAATCAGGTCACGCTGGAGCTCTCGGTACGCAACCACCCCGGCGTCATGTCACACGTTTGTGGCCTGTTTGCCCGTCGCGCATTTAACGTGGAAGGCATTCTGTGTATGCCGCTGGCAAATGGCGAGGAAAGCCGGATCTGGCTACTTGTCAAAGATGACCAGCGGCTACAGCAAATGATCAGTCAGGTGGAAAAACTGGAGGACGTCCTTCAGGTACGCCGTCACGGTGAAGAAATGCGTATTTTCGAGCAGGTCGCCGAGTTCTACTGCTAA
- a CDS encoding DedA family protein: MEAWLDHLVTQSLAYSLIAVMLVAFLESLALVGLLLPGTVMMATLGALIGSGQMGLYPAWAAGIIGCLLGDWISYFIGMRFKAPLHNWSFLKKHQALLSKTEYALYQHPMPTILIGRFVGPTRPLIPMVAGMLGLPPYKFAVPNIIGCLLWPPAYFLPGILAGVAIDIPAGTNSAGFKWLLLITAIMVWGAGWLNWRWWHSDKRKHHDWFSRKMPLRRLRWVAPVMSVAAVALSIVLIQHPLMPVYRHLLWQVLNG; this comes from the coding sequence ATGGAAGCGTGGCTGGATCATCTGGTTACTCAATCGCTGGCGTATTCACTGATCGCCGTCATGCTGGTTGCCTTTTTAGAATCTCTGGCTCTGGTAGGGCTGCTGTTGCCGGGAACGGTGATGATGGCAACGCTGGGAGCACTGATCGGCAGCGGACAAATGGGGCTTTACCCGGCGTGGGCGGCAGGGATTATCGGTTGCCTGCTAGGGGACTGGATTTCCTATTTCATTGGCATGCGCTTTAAGGCACCGCTGCATAACTGGTCTTTCCTGAAAAAGCATCAGGCGTTGCTGAGTAAAACCGAATATGCCCTGTATCAGCACCCGATGCCGACGATACTGATCGGGCGTTTTGTCGGCCCGACGCGTCCGCTTATCCCGATGGTGGCGGGGATGCTGGGGTTACCGCCTTATAAATTTGCCGTGCCGAATATCATCGGCTGCCTGCTGTGGCCGCCGGCTTACTTCTTACCTGGCATTCTGGCTGGCGTTGCGATTGATATTCCCGCGGGGACGAATAGCGCAGGATTTAAGTGGCTGCTGCTGATTACTGCCATCATGGTGTGGGGCGCAGGCTGGCTAAACTGGCGCTGGTGGCACAGTGATAAGCGTAAACATCATGACTGGTTTAGCAGAAAGATGCCGCTCAGACGTCTGCGCTGGGTCGCGCCCGTGATGTCTGTGGCGGCGGTTGCCTTGTCGATCGTACTGATTCAGCACCCGCTGATGCCAGTTTACCGCCATCTGCTATGGCAGGTGTTAAACGGGTAA
- a CDS encoding family 43 glycosylhydrolase: MGVSRVVGKGVLSGILLMAVGIGQAIACQAGPANEWMRGIEQQRQADLGNGCYLNPIIAGDHPDPTIIKDGDDYYMTFSSFDDIPGLLIWHSRDLVNWEPLGPAITTPVDAIWAPDLVKHNDKYYIYFTTNRIIDAKGTKKKTLYVITADDIHGPWTPPKDTGLKNPASDPGHVVGEDGKRYIFMSGGNRVQLTDDGLSTVGEMAVVYQGWQYPEEWDVESFSQEGPKMLRHGDYFYMVLAEGGTAGPPTGHMVIAARSKSINGPWDNSPHNPIIRTQDRSDKWWSRGHATLIEGPDKSWYMVYHGYENGFMTLGRQAMLEPIVWGDDGWFTSAGFDTGKPIRKPEGGEAVPHGIGWSDSFTDEKFPARWHFYRANAEELKRVTLSEGKLHLKAKGTSPKDSAPLTMIPGDQAYQIEVTANFAPGAQAGLLLFYNAKLYVGLSFNQDGTVMHRYGLERAEKKLPHITGNEVQILMKNDRHIVTFYTRTSDQEPWKKYPVQMEVSGYHHNVAYDFLSLRPALYASGEGDVTFSNLRYQALP; encoded by the coding sequence ATGGGCGTGTCCCGAGTGGTAGGGAAAGGCGTATTGAGCGGTATCTTATTGATGGCAGTGGGTATTGGTCAGGCGATAGCCTGTCAGGCTGGCCCTGCCAATGAATGGATGCGGGGTATTGAACAGCAGCGGCAGGCGGATTTGGGCAATGGCTGTTATCTCAATCCGATTATTGCGGGCGATCATCCTGACCCCACGATTATCAAGGATGGGGATGACTATTACATGACGTTCTCGTCATTTGACGACATTCCCGGACTGCTGATTTGGCACTCGCGTGATTTAGTGAACTGGGAACCGCTTGGCCCGGCGATAACGACACCCGTTGATGCCATCTGGGCGCCGGATTTGGTGAAGCACAACGACAAATACTATATCTACTTCACCACGAACCGGATCATCGACGCCAAAGGGACGAAAAAGAAAACGCTGTATGTGATTACCGCTGATGACATTCATGGCCCGTGGACGCCACCGAAAGATACCGGCTTGAAAAATCCGGCCAGCGATCCCGGCCATGTAGTAGGGGAGGACGGTAAGCGTTACATCTTTATGTCTGGCGGCAACCGCGTGCAATTAACGGACGACGGGCTATCGACGGTCGGTGAAATGGCGGTGGTCTATCAGGGATGGCAGTACCCGGAAGAGTGGGATGTGGAAAGCTTCTCGCAGGAAGGGCCGAAGATGCTGCGCCACGGTGACTACTTCTACATGGTGCTGGCGGAAGGTGGAACGGCTGGGCCTCCGACCGGACACATGGTGATTGCCGCCCGATCGAAATCGATCAATGGGCCGTGGGATAATTCGCCGCATAACCCGATTATCCGCACGCAGGATCGTTCAGATAAATGGTGGTCGCGCGGCCATGCGACGCTGATCGAAGGGCCGGATAAAAGCTGGTACATGGTGTATCACGGTTATGAAAACGGCTTTATGACACTGGGGCGGCAGGCAATGCTGGAGCCGATCGTCTGGGGTGATGATGGCTGGTTTACATCCGCTGGATTCGATACCGGCAAACCGATTCGCAAGCCGGAAGGCGGCGAGGCGGTGCCTCACGGCATCGGCTGGTCTGATAGCTTTACCGACGAGAAATTTCCGGCTCGCTGGCATTTCTACCGCGCCAATGCGGAGGAATTGAAACGGGTCACGCTCAGTGAGGGCAAGCTGCACCTGAAGGCAAAAGGCACGTCGCCGAAGGACAGCGCGCCGCTCACGATGATTCCTGGCGATCAGGCTTACCAGATTGAAGTCACGGCGAATTTTGCCCCCGGCGCACAGGCAGGGTTGCTGCTGTTCTATAACGCGAAGCTATACGTCGGGCTGTCGTTTAATCAGGACGGCACCGTAATGCACCGCTACGGGCTGGAAAGGGCGGAGAAGAAACTGCCGCATATTACGGGTAACGAGGTGCAGATTCTGATGAAAAACGATCGCCACATTGTGACGTTCTACACCCGCACCTCAGATCAGGAACCGTGGAAGAAATATCCGGTGCAGATGGAAGTGTCCGGCTACCATCACAACGTCGCGTATGATTTCCTCAGTCTGCGGCCTGCACTGTATGCTTCAGGCGAGGGTGACGTCACGTTCAGCAACTTGCGCTATCAGGCTTTGCCTTAA
- a CDS encoding thiamine ABC transporter substrate binding subunit, with the protein MKISLPCLLLLSASAFAKPALTVYTYDSFASEWGPGPVIKTAFEKECECELNFVALEDGASLLNRLRMEGKNSKADIILGLDNNLLQAAEQTGLFAPHGQDTRAVTVPGGWSNKTFVPYDYGYFAFVYNKDTLKNPPKSLHELVDSNAPWKVIYQDPRTSTPGLGLLLWMQKVYGNDAPQAWQKLAKKTVTVTKGWSEAYGLFLKGEADLVLSYTTSPAYHIIEEKKDNYAAATFSEGHYLQIEIAGQLASSKNPELAKRFMQFILSPAFQQAIPTTNWMYPAVKTDLPAGFAALAVPEKAMQFSAQEVADQRTQWIQAWQRAVSH; encoded by the coding sequence CTGAAAATCAGCCTGCCTTGCCTGTTACTGCTCTCTGCTTCGGCTTTCGCCAAGCCTGCGCTTACCGTTTATACCTATGATTCATTCGCTTCCGAATGGGGTCCGGGCCCTGTCATCAAGACCGCATTTGAAAAAGAGTGTGAGTGCGAACTGAATTTTGTCGCACTGGAAGACGGTGCCTCGCTGCTAAACCGTCTGCGTATGGAAGGCAAAAACAGCAAAGCGGACATCATTCTGGGGCTGGACAACAATCTATTGCAGGCAGCAGAGCAAACCGGCCTGTTTGCGCCACACGGTCAGGACACCCGTGCCGTCACGGTGCCAGGCGGCTGGAGCAATAAGACGTTCGTTCCTTACGACTACGGCTACTTTGCGTTTGTGTATAACAAAGACACGCTGAAAAACCCGCCGAAAAGCCTGCATGAGCTGGTGGACAGCAATGCACCGTGGAAAGTGATCTATCAGGATCCGCGCACCAGCACGCCGGGACTGGGCTTACTGCTGTGGATGCAGAAAGTGTACGGCAACGATGCGCCACAAGCCTGGCAGAAGCTGGCGAAGAAAACCGTTACCGTAACCAAAGGCTGGAGTGAAGCCTACGGTCTGTTCCTGAAAGGGGAAGCGGATCTGGTGCTGAGCTACACCACGTCACCGGCCTATCACATCATTGAAGAAAAGAAAGACAACTACGCGGCGGCCACCTTTAGCGAAGGGCACTATCTGCAAATTGAAATCGCCGGGCAGTTGGCTTCCAGCAAAAATCCCGAACTGGCAAAACGCTTTATGCAGTTCATCCTGAGCCCAGCCTTCCAGCAGGCTATCCCTACCACAAACTGGATGTATCCAGCGGTTAAAACCGACCTGCCAGCAGGCTTCGCTGCGCTCGCGGTTCCTGAGAAAGCCATGCAGTTCAGCGCACAGGAAGTTGCCGACCAAAGGACGCAGTGGATTCAGGCATGGCAACGCGCCGTCAGCCACTGA